Proteins encoded within one genomic window of Formosa agariphila KMM 3901:
- a CDS encoding DUF4136 domain-containing protein yields MKRLLKFTPVLILLLIVSACSSIKVASDYEKGTTFEQYKTYAFYKTGIDKAEISDLDKKRILRAIETEMTNKGFVKSENPDILISIFTKAREEINIYNNNNMGWGPYGYGWGWSPYYYNNFNNTSVTSSTEGTLFIDLIDASKKELVWQGVGSGYLTENMNKKEERINEFVGKILENYPPELKK; encoded by the coding sequence ATGAAAAGACTCTTAAAATTTACACCTGTTTTAATCTTGCTTCTTATAGTAAGTGCCTGTAGTTCTATAAAAGTAGCTTCAGATTACGAAAAAGGAACTACGTTCGAACAATACAAAACCTATGCTTTTTATAAAACTGGGATTGATAAGGCTGAAATTAGTGACTTAGATAAAAAACGTATTCTACGAGCTATAGAAACAGAAATGACTAATAAAGGTTTTGTGAAATCTGAAAATCCAGACATATTAATAAGTATCTTTACTAAAGCTAGAGAAGAAATAAACATATACAATAATAACAATATGGGCTGGGGTCCTTATGGTTATGGTTGGGGATGGAGTCCGTATTATTACAACAATTTTAATAACACCTCTGTAACAAGCTCTACCGAAGGCACATTATTTATAGACCTTATAGATGCTAGCAAAAAAGAATTAGTTTGGCAAGGTGTGGGTTCTGGTTATTTAACCGAAAACATGAATAAAAAAGAAGAACGTATAAATGAGTTCGTGGGTAAAATTTTAGAAAATTATCCGCCTGAGCTTAAAAAATAA
- a CDS encoding GIY-YIG nuclease family protein — protein MKQYYVYILKCNDGTYYTGFTSNLEERIQNHNSGKYKDAYTFKRRPVLLVFYESFFEPNQAIMFEKQIKKWSKSKKEALISGEFDRLQALAECRNATHSKYKPNNG, from the coding sequence ATGAAACAGTATTATGTATACATATTAAAATGTAATGATGGGACCTACTATACTGGTTTCACGTCTAATTTAGAAGAGCGCATACAAAATCATAATTCAGGAAAATATAAAGATGCTTACACATTTAAAAGAAGACCTGTTTTGTTAGTTTTTTATGAATCATTTTTTGAACCGAATCAAGCTATTATGTTTGAAAAACAGATCAAGAAATGGAGTAAGTCAAAGAAAGAGGCTCTAATTTCTGGTGAATTCGATCGCCTTCAAGCTTTGGCCGAATGTAGAAATGCGACACATTCTAAATATAAACCAAACAATGGTTGA
- a CDS encoding GSCFA domain-containing protein, producing MKFFTEIPIQQQTENQIDYQSKVLLLGSCFVENIGQKFDFFKFKNLQNPFGVLFQPKAIEHLITHAIKGKVYTEDDLFLQNELWHCYQAHSKLSGIDKTEVLNGLNVALQHTKHYLESATHIVITLGTAWVYRHLESNTIVANCHKVPQKAFKKELLSSVEILESLQHMLDEIAAVNPKANVIFTVSPIRHTKDGMVENTRSKSHLISAIHQLVEINKKHQLYYFPSYEIMMDELRDYRFYASDLIHPNQVAIDYIWDKFKASWLSSTTTSLMKEVQIIQNGLHHKPINASSVQHQKFLKDLHARITAVKREIEGVSFSL from the coding sequence ATGAAATTTTTTACCGAGATCCCAATACAACAACAAACCGAAAATCAAATCGATTATCAGTCTAAAGTGTTGTTATTGGGGTCTTGTTTTGTAGAAAATATTGGGCAAAAGTTCGATTTTTTTAAATTTAAAAACCTTCAAAATCCCTTTGGTGTTTTGTTTCAGCCAAAGGCTATAGAACACTTAATAACACATGCTATAAAGGGTAAAGTATATACCGAAGATGACTTATTTCTTCAGAATGAACTTTGGCACTGTTATCAGGCGCATTCCAAATTAAGCGGAATTGACAAGACAGAAGTTTTAAACGGATTAAATGTAGCATTACAACATACCAAGCACTATTTAGAAAGTGCAACTCATATTGTTATTACATTAGGAACAGCATGGGTATATCGGCACTTAGAATCTAACACTATTGTCGCTAACTGCCATAAAGTCCCACAAAAGGCATTTAAAAAAGAGTTACTTAGTAGTGTTGAGATCTTAGAATCGTTACAACATATGTTGGATGAAATTGCAGCAGTAAACCCGAAAGCGAATGTTATTTTTACGGTTTCACCTATTCGTCATACTAAAGATGGTATGGTGGAGAATACCCGAAGTAAATCCCATCTTATTTCAGCAATTCATCAACTTGTAGAGATTAATAAAAAACATCAGCTTTATTATTTTCCTTCGTATGAAATTATGATGGACGAACTTCGAGATTATCGCTTTTATGCATCCGATTTAATTCATCCGAATCAAGTTGCTATCGATTATATTTGGGACAAGTTTAAAGCGTCATGGTTATCATCTACTACAACGTCGTTAATGAAAGAGGTGCAAATCATTCAAAACGGATTACATCATAAACCTATAAATGCTTCCTCTGTTCAACATCAGAAATTTCTTAAAGATTTGCATGCGAGAATTACAGCAGTAAAACGGGAAATAGAAGGTGTTTCTTTCTCTTTGTAA
- a CDS encoding DUF4230 domain-containing protein: MKNITFGVLIAIVLFFTLRYCNEKKADDAQLIENSMLIQEQIKNVGKLVVTEGHFSEVFSYKDSRDVFPYLVTAEKKALVVVNADVTIAYDLSQITYDIDEVNKVLNITYIPKEEIKISPEFEYYDIQADFLNQFEAKDYNKIKNKVKASLMKKVEASDFKKNSKNRLISELAKFYVLTNSMGWTLQYNNTPITTEDTFENIKL, from the coding sequence ATGAAAAATATAACTTTCGGAGTTCTAATTGCAATTGTACTATTCTTTACGCTTAGGTATTGTAATGAAAAGAAAGCAGACGATGCCCAGCTTATTGAAAACTCTATGTTAATTCAGGAGCAGATAAAAAATGTGGGTAAATTGGTCGTTACCGAAGGTCATTTTAGCGAAGTATTTTCGTATAAAGATTCTAGAGATGTATTTCCGTATTTGGTTACTGCCGAGAAAAAAGCCTTGGTGGTTGTAAATGCCGACGTTACTATAGCTTACGATTTAAGTCAAATTACTTACGATATTGATGAGGTGAATAAAGTTCTCAACATTACTTATATTCCTAAAGAAGAGATTAAAATTAGTCCAGAATTCGAGTATTATGATATTCAGGCCGACTTTTTAAATCAGTTTGAAGCTAAGGATTATAATAAGATTAAGAATAAAGTAAAAGCATCACTTATGAAAAAAGTGGAAGCTTCAGATTTTAAGAAAAATTCGAAAAACAGATTAATTAGTGAATTGGCAAAGTTCTACGTTTTAACCAATTCTATGGGGTGGACTTTGCAGTATAATAATACGCCAATTACTACTGAAGATACGTTTGAGAATATAAAATTATAG
- a CDS encoding DUF5522 domain-containing protein → MKKIIPLEEGDYYLTPEGYRCFTEKYHLKRGYCCKSGCRHCPYGYDKKTDTFKK, encoded by the coding sequence ATGAAAAAAATAATACCTTTAGAAGAAGGCGACTACTATTTAACTCCAGAAGGATATCGCTGTTTTACCGAGAAATATCACTTAAAAAGAGGTTACTGTTGTAAAAGTGGTTGCAGACATTGCCCTTATGGTTACGACAAGAAAACCGATACTTTTAAAAAGTAA
- a CDS encoding enoyl-CoA hydratase/isomerase family protein, producing MENSFVNQDVLDGVSTITFSNPPHNALPSTLLLKLEIEINLAAENSFVQVIVLQSAGDRTFCAGASFDELITIETEAQGALFFSGFAKVINAMRKCCKFIICKVQGKTVGGGVGLAAAADYCLATQYASIKLSELSIGIGPFVIEPAVSRKIGISAMSELTVNAEQFYSATWAENKGLYAQVFETQSELNAEVDTLVNKLRTYNPEAVKAMKTVMWHNTNHWDKLLLERAKISGTLVLSNFTKEVLSKYKTV from the coding sequence ATGGAAAATTCTTTTGTAAATCAAGACGTGTTAGATGGTGTTAGCACCATTACATTCAGCAATCCGCCTCATAATGCATTGCCAAGCACTTTGCTTTTAAAATTAGAAATAGAAATTAATTTGGCAGCTGAAAATAGTTTTGTTCAAGTTATAGTTTTACAAAGTGCTGGAGATAGAACGTTTTGTGCTGGAGCTAGTTTCGATGAGCTTATTACAATTGAAACTGAGGCGCAAGGTGCGTTATTCTTTTCAGGGTTTGCGAAAGTAATAAACGCCATGCGTAAATGTTGCAAGTTTATAATTTGTAAAGTTCAAGGTAAAACTGTTGGAGGTGGTGTGGGGCTAGCAGCTGCAGCCGATTATTGTTTAGCAACGCAGTATGCATCTATTAAATTAAGTGAATTAAGCATCGGGATTGGCCCGTTTGTTATAGAACCTGCGGTTAGTCGTAAAATAGGAATTTCAGCAATGTCTGAACTGACTGTGAATGCGGAACAGTTTTATAGTGCAACATGGGCAGAGAATAAAGGATTATATGCTCAAGTTTTTGAAACACAATCTGAATTAAATGCGGAAGTAGATACTTTAGTTAATAAGTTAAGAACCTATAATCCTGAAGCTGTAAAAGCCATGAAAACAGTAATGTGGCATAACACCAATCACTGGGACAAATTACTGTTAGAGCGTGCGAAAATTAGTGGAACTTTAGTTTTAAGTAATTTTACAAAGGAAGTTTTAAGCAAGTATAAAACAGTTTAA
- a CDS encoding rhodanese-like domain-containing protein: MGLLDYLFRKQKRDIEYFKSRGAIILDVRTKKEYNKGHIIGSENIPIKDLHLKISELKSTQKPFIVCCASGVRSAKAVKSLLINGIEATNGGSYQTLKRLL, translated from the coding sequence ATGGGATTACTAGATTATTTATTCAGAAAACAAAAACGTGATATTGAATATTTCAAGTCTAGAGGTGCCATTATTTTAGATGTTCGTACTAAAAAAGAGTATAATAAAGGGCATATTATTGGTTCAGAAAATATTCCTATTAAAGATTTACATTTAAAAATTTCCGAACTAAAATCTACTCAAAAACCTTTTATAGTTTGTTGTGCAAGTGGTGTTAGATCGGCTAAAGCTGTAAAATCTTTATTAATAAATGGTATTGAAGCTACCAACGGCGGAAGTTACCAAACCTTAAAAAGGTTACTATAA